The genomic region GCAGGCTGACCGGCAACAGCAGCTTGCCGAGCAACGCGCTGGCGATCAGCACCTGCGCGAGTCGCCGCAGCCCGCTCCCCCGCGTCGCGCCGGTCAGGATGGCGGCCGCCAGCACGCCGAGCCCGATCGACAGCACCCAGGGCAGGGCGAAGCTGTCCAGCACGTCCACCAGCACCAGCTGGATGGTGACGCAGACCAGGCTGGCCATCAGCACGTCGGCGAAGCTGTCGAGCAATTGCTCGAAGGGGCGCAGGATGTTGCCGATCTCGATGCTGGCGCCGCCATTGACCAGTGCCCCGACATTGGCGTTGACCGTGGTCGAGGACGCCACCCCCACCACCCGCCCGAGCGCGCGCACGGTCACGTAGGCCAGTCCCGCCGCGAGCTGGGTGCGTTGCAGGATCTGCCGCGCCTGCTCGGGTGCGAGCGGGGTCACGAACCGGTCGACGGTGCGGTCAATCCCGCCCGACGCCGCCGCCAGCAGCAGCGCCAGCAGCGGGATCATCACCAGCAGCCGCGGCCGCATCCGGCCGGCAAGACCTGACAGACGTGCACGCAGCATCGGCGTGGCTCCCTGGACATCGGTGACGGAGTCATACGCCCGGGCCGGCGGGATGGCTCGCCCCGCCGGCGCGCGGCGCCGCCGTGACGCGCGGGCAGCCCTATATATTGACACGAATCGCCGGCATTCCCCTATATATAGGTGTCACGGTCCCTCGCATCGCAAGATCGAGGGCTAAGAGGGAAGCCGGTGCGAGGCCGGCGCTGCCCCCGCAACTGTCAGCGGCGAGCTTCCGCCCATCCATGTCACTGGGGCCGCACGGCCTTGGGAAGACGGGCCGAAGCCGGGACCCGCGAGCCAGGAGACCTGCCGCGACAGCCGTACGTCCTCGGGCGGGGTGCCCCGGTGGACCGCATCCCCGGCACGCCTGCGCGGCGTCGCCGTCCCATGCGGCCGCCCGGTCCCTGCCCCCAGATCACAAGGGGTTCACGCCGCATGTTCGTCTCCACCCAGCACGACCGATCGGCGCCACCGCGCCTGCCGCCCGCCGATGCCGCCCGGCTCGTCGCCCTGGTGCGGGATGCCTGCGCCGGGCTTGAGGGTGTCTCCGCCGAGGCCGTGCTGGCCGGGACATGGCGCGACCTGCATGACGGGATCACGCCGGACGAAGCGGCGCTGGCGCCGATCCTCGCCGCCCGCACGCTCGTCGAGACCGAGCCGGCCTATGCCCAGGTGGCGGCGCGGCTGCTCGCCGACCGGCTGCGGTGCGAGGCGCTGAGTTTCCTGTCCGGCCGGCCGGACCGGCCCGGCCAGGACGAGATGGCGGCCCGCTATCCCACGTATTTCCCGGCCTTTGTGCAGGCCGGCATCGCCGCCGGGTTGCTCGATCCCGAACTCGGGCGCTTCGATCTTGGTCGCCTGGGCGCGGCGCTGCGGCCGGAACGGGACCTGAATTTCGATTACCTGGGCCTGCAGACGCTGTACGACCGCTATGTCCTGCATGTCCGCGGCACCCGCATCGAATTGCCACAGGCCTTCTTCATGCGCGTCGCCATGGGGCTCGCGCTGCGGGAGGAGGACCGGGACGCACGGGCCATCGCCTTCTACGAGCTGCTGTCCTCCTTCGATTTCATGGTCTCGACCCCGACCCTCTTCAATGCCGGCACGCGGCGGCCGCAGCTTTCCTCCTGCTTCCTCACCACGGTGGCGGACGACCTCGACGGCATCTTCAAGGCGATCCGCGACAACGCGCTGCTCGCGAAGTATTCCGGCGGGCTCGGCAATGACTGGACCCAGGTGCGCGGGCTGGGCGCGCATATCCGGGGCACCAACGGCCAGAGCCAGGGGGTGGTGCCGTTCCTGAAGGTGGCGAACGACACCGCCATCGCGGTGAACCAGGGCGGCAAGCGCAAGGGCGCGGTCTGCGCCTACCTGGAGACCTGGCACATCGACATCGAGGAATTCCTCGACCTGCGCAAGAACACCGGCGACGACCGCCGCCGTACCCACGACATGAACACGGCCAACTGGATCCCCGACCTGTTCATGCAGCGGGTGGAGGCCGGGGCCGACTGGACGCTGTTCTCCCCCGACGAGGTGCCGGACCTGCACGATCTCTGCGGCCACGACTTCAGGATCGCCTACGAGACGTACGAGGCGAAGGCGGCGCGCGGCGGGATCAGGGTGTTCCGGACCGTGAAGGCGGTGGATCTGTGGCGGCGCATGCTGACCATGCTGTACGAGACCGGCCATCCCTGGATCACCTTCAAGGATGCCTGCAACCTGCGATCGCCGCAGCAGCATGCGGGCGTCGTGCATTCCTCCAATCTGTGCACCGAGATCACCCTCAACACGAGTGCCGGCGAGGTGGCGGTGTGCAATCTCGGCTCCGTCAACCTCGCCGCCCACGTCACCGCCGACGGGCTCGACCGCGACCGGCTCGCCCGCACGGTGCGGACCGCCATGCGCATGCTGGACAACGTCATCGACATCAACCTTTATTCCATCCCCGAGGCACGCCGGTCC from Rhodovastum atsumiense harbors:
- a CDS encoding ribonucleoside-diphosphate reductase subunit alpha, coding for MFVSTQHDRSAPPRLPPADAARLVALVRDACAGLEGVSAEAVLAGTWRDLHDGITPDEAALAPILAARTLVETEPAYAQVAARLLADRLRCEALSFLSGRPDRPGQDEMAARYPTYFPAFVQAGIAAGLLDPELGRFDLGRLGAALRPERDLNFDYLGLQTLYDRYVLHVRGTRIELPQAFFMRVAMGLALREEDRDARAIAFYELLSSFDFMVSTPTLFNAGTRRPQLSSCFLTTVADDLDGIFKAIRDNALLAKYSGGLGNDWTQVRGLGAHIRGTNGQSQGVVPFLKVANDTAIAVNQGGKRKGAVCAYLETWHIDIEEFLDLRKNTGDDRRRTHDMNTANWIPDLFMQRVEAGADWTLFSPDEVPDLHDLCGHDFRIAYETYEAKAARGGIRVFRTVKAVDLWRRMLTMLYETGHPWITFKDACNLRSPQQHAGVVHSSNLCTEITLNTSAGEVAVCNLGSVNLAAHVTADGLDRDRLARTVRTAMRMLDNVIDINLYSIPEARRSNLRHRPVGLGLMGFQDALETLRLPTASEAAVDFADTSMEAISYFAIDASVELAAERGRYASFEGSLWSRGILPIDSLHLLAAARDGDVRLDHGTTLDWDALRARVQAVGMRHSNVLAIAPTATIANIVGVSPSIEPAFSQLHVKANMSGDFTVVNARLVRDLKARGLWDAAMIADLKRHDGMVGAIDRIPEDLRALYATAFEIAPDWLVRAAARRQKWIDQAQSLNLYMARPSGRQLDALYRLAWRMGLKTTYYLRARAATQVEKSTLAGTDGRLNAVPACSIADAACEVCQ